In the genome of Erpetoichthys calabaricus chromosome 13, fErpCal1.3, whole genome shotgun sequence, the window TTTCTAAGAGCCAAGCGAAGGGTGGGAAGTAGCGTAGAAAGTCCAGAAAGGAAAGTTATTCTATCTACGTGTACAAGGTGATAAAGCAAGTTCACCCTAACACTGGCATCCTAAAGGCAATGGGAATCGAATTCGTTTGTGAATGAGATCTTCGAGCGCATCGCCGGTGAGGCCTCTCGCACTATAACAAGCGCTCAACCATTTCTTCCCGGGAAATCCACTGCTGTGAGGCTTGCAAAGCACGCCATGTCCGAGGGCATCAAGACAGTTACAGTGTACAGCAGCTCGAAGTAAAGAGCTGGACTTGTTCAAAACCAACGGCTCTTTTCAGAGCTACTTACCTAATCTAAAAAGAGCTCCGCTTATCTAATCTAGTGTAGGGATACAGGTCGTCTTTTTCCACATACGTTCATGTGCTCTGCCTGCATTATTGGGTCCTTAAGTTCCTTCCCCAGTTTACAGCCGGCAGTGTTCCACAGTCTCAATGTACATATTTGGGTGACGCTTGACCTACTGACTTTACTGACCTAAAGAATTGCTTTCTGAATGGCCACATTAAGCTTGCCCGATTACAGGCGACATGTCAGCCATCCTTTCCACCCCTTTCGTCGGTTAGTAAAGACGCTTGAAAAGGTTTGTTGCGTACCATAGCTGAACGCATGCACGTACTATCGTTTTTTTGTAAGCCAGCCAAAAGCCGCTTTGTACAGTTTTGTATACAAGACAAGCTCTCAAAATGAAAAAGTGGGCGGCTCTAAAAAGAGCCTTTGGGTATTTAGTGTACAACGTCTCGATGGCCGCTTAACCTCCGAAGCCATACAGAGTGCGACCCTGTCTCTTCAATGCGTACACCACATCCATTGCAGTTACGGTCTTTCTTTTGGCGTGCTCGGTGTAAGTGACGGCATCCCGGATAACATTTTCCAGGAATACTTTAAGCACGCCGCGAGTCTCTTCGTAGATCAAACCAGAAATTCGTTTCACGCCACCACGTCGAGCTAGACGGCGGATTGCAGGCTTGGTAATGCCTTGGATATTATCACGTAGTACTTTACGATGACGTTTCGCGCCACCCTTACCAAGTCCTTTACCTCCTTTGCCTCTTCCAGACATTTTCTACTGAGTTTGCAACTAACCAACTGTTTCGTTTACAAGCAGGTCCATCGCCTGATATGAGCACTAAGACGACCTGTTCGAACACAGCAGAGGAAACGTCTGCGCGGGCTTTTCGCAAATTGCGTTTTGAATTCGCTTATCAGCTTCCGAGCTCAAGTCCATTGTACGAATCAACCAATCCGTCACGAGTAATCGTACATCAGCGAGTCTTCTGGAAGCTGCTAAATAAATGATTCAGTCACGCTTTCTTGAACGTTACCTATTTTTCGTCATCTCTTTACATACGGTTTCATCGATTCGTGTAAACAGTGCGTTCGGATTGATTTAAATTGTGCACATTTTTATTGTCCATTTGTTTTCAATGACAAACATTCCCTCATGCCCTTTTAAATTACCAAACGGCAGATTTATTGACTATACAAACAGGTcttgtttttattatcattactttATGTTTTAATGTCATGATCATAGTTTTAGAAAGGTTAGGTAAGTCATGAAAAAGTCAGACACAACAATATATTGTTCATTAAATGCCTGATGTCAAAAATTATTGGCATAAACTCGATGCGAGGGCTAATGGCCTGAGATACACTTTTGCTAAATTCCTCTGTTCTATGAcagttttttaatttatcttaatTGATTTGTAGATGTAAATGGTTATTGTACATCTGCTGCTCATCGTTTTTTAGTAAGTGAGCGACAATTTAAAGTAGGTAGGTACAGTATATGGacttattgtatgtgtgtgtgtgtgagtaaatTATAATTAAGAGAGATACTTAAATAAGTAACTTGCTGCatactttattattaaatactagcCGACGTCCTGTAAGAATAGGAaaggaaaacggtgagaaaggaattcagaaatcaagaagaaaaaacgtgattacatgtgaaagtgataaaaaaaatcaggctttccgaaatttacgtactatggccgtggcatcctgatagttttgttgcatgtatcttggacttcctggaaatgtggacggtaatctgatcattttgcctacacgtacgttgttattttcagcgtttgcctgcagtgcgtctgatagttccacgcgcagatcttgttgatgtaatctgagatagttgagacgcgcgccttctgttttaacatacaaatctacgacgtactgttggaatagtttgccgctggagtgcaaaatactaaatgtattcctcattgctaatctgtacgtgtaaaattggcattgagtaagccttattcgcttggcggttcttttatcgggaacatgttgaaaatatttgtgccagccaatgtctccgtaagggaataaaagtgggtaaaccataagatcgtaattcatattgagcgtgaaaatgtgtttacaggagttgcctatgggatagacgcaaatgtccctttcggcaggcggttcgccatcttctctgacgaaaatcgctgcaacatcggtgtgacatgtcggggcattgtatcgtggTAAATCCTGCCTagtgttttccttgaaaaccattcgtacattTGCTGTTGgtttggactgagcgatttcatgcatgtgtttgtatgatttagcgaaggtgttgatggttctgagcatggaatctagctggagaagtacattttcgctgcatgcagagtttgctttattttataagggtacttcagtagcttgcgctgtgtcaaaacatacaactgtccatatcctggagaggtagaagtgttagcgtatagtggagagatttggtgataaatttgcccgtgtattttaaaacagtatggtccgtggccaggaggttgagttatctgtgcacccatggaagcaaacgctagagaagagttgtattctcgaatgtgttcacgataatttttagcttctgatgtttgctgtgtaagaagcttcTTGTAAAGACACaagtggctcccgcaaaggtggtaaagctactttaccgttgtgtcAGCACCTCAAGTAcctgttggatgtattacgctcagcaggccagtatagtgcatgacatggaagaggacgaataggaatcaacaacaacaacatttatttatatagcacattttcatacaaaaagtagctcaaagtgctttacataatgaagaaaagaagaataaaagacaaataagaaattaaaataagacaaccttagttaacataaaaaggagtaaggtccgatggccagggtggacagaaaaaaacaaaaaaaaactccagaaggctggagaaaaaaataaaatctgtaggggttccaggccacgagaccgcccagtcccctttgggcattctacctaacataaatgaaatagtcctctttgtagttagggttctcacggagtcacttgatgctgatggttatacagacttctggcttttaatccatccatcattgttggaacatcatggtgctttgggtagatggtggtggcacaagccaccaccaataggacaccggaaaaggaaacagaagagagagtaggggttagtacaaattttgaatgaatagttattataatgaattggatatacagagtgtcaggattaaattacagtgaagttatgagaaggccatgttaaagtaatgtgttttcagtagttttttaaagtgctccactgtattagcctggcgaattcctactggcaggctattccagattttaggtgcataacagcagaaggccgcctcaccacttcttttaagttttgctcttggaattctaaggagacactcagttgaggatctgaggttgcgatttggaatataaggtgtcagacattccgatatataagacggggtgagattatttaaagctttataaaccataagcagaattttaaagtcaattctgaatgacacaggtaaccagtgtagtgacatcaaaactggagaaatgtgttcagattttcttttcctggtaaggattctagcagctgcattctgcactaactgcaaacgattgatgtcttttttgggtagtcctgagaggagtgcattacagtaatctagccgactaaagacaaacgcatgaactaatttctctgcatctttcgatgatataagaggtctaacttttgctatgttccttaggtgaaaaaatgctgtcctagtgattttattaatatgcgatttaaaattcagattacaatcaacggttacccctaagctttttacctccgatttgacttttaatcctaatgcatccagtttatttctaatagcctcattgtatccattattgccaatcactaagatttcggttttttctttatttaatttgagaaagttactattcatccattctgagatacaggttagacattgtgttagcgaatcaagagatttggggtcatcaggtgctattgataaatacagctgtgtgtcatcagcatagctgtggtagctcacgttatgtcccgagataatctgacctaatggaagcatgtagattgagaagagcagcggacccaggatagagccttgtggaacaccatatagaatatcatgtgtctttgagttataattaccacaactaacaaagaataatcgagaaatgccgtgtcggctgggtgtgggcgggaccagttttgaagtggaagcaggaagaaccagaagagaaatatatatgagtatataagAGATTTAGAAAGGCACTGGTGAGGTCATGTCCACTGATCAACATCAAATAAAATTTAGGCACAGCATTAATTGGCACAGTTCTAGTTGCTAGAAGCTTCTGTGGCAATATGTCTTCTCCGCCAGTTGGAAAGGCTGATGTACAAGTCGTGGACCCCCAGGCAGTTGGTGCCTGGTTTCCACTCTGCATATTGTTTGTTACATGTTGGATTGGTGTATTAATTATAGGAAAACTAAAATCCTGGTGGTCTTGGGACATTATTGTTGCAGTAGGGACCCTAGCACTGTCATCCTTATTTCTGCCACTCAGGTCTAATGGATAGGACATGGTGAAGGGCTCTGCATTCACATTTAGCAAATCTTTAGTTGGTGCTGACAGATTTGAGAAGTGATTTGGGATCTGGGGAACAGTAGGGGTCACAATccctttccattcattttccagaacaaatgaagaaatcatttgtgCTTCTTCTAAGTCCTGTTCAGCCCTTTGGAGACGCCGCTGCTGGGACAACTGCCCGGCTATAGCCTCACTTTCCTTCAATGCTTCTCTAGCCTGAGTGTCTAGTAGTCTACATCGCTCATCTATTTTAAGGTCTTCCTCTATTTGTTTTCTGAGTTCTTGCAGTTccacatatttccttttttctctaagaAAGGCAGACTGTGAATCGCTCAATGATAAATTGCGTCAACATCTTTCTGCAGGTGGCTTTGAAATTAGGCAGTGGGCTGGCAATTTCGCATCAGTCATTCAACATCTCCCAGATGAGGCCAAATCAGAGAATTCTGTACTGTGGCTTTCACAGCATGGCGAAGAGCCACTAGAGCCAACACTAGGTCTCCGCTGGAACTGTGCCATGGACGGTCTTGGTTACAGATGTTGCCCAATTGAATGCATTGAGCCAACTAAGCGGAACATTTATAAGGTACTTGCCAGCCAGTATGACCCACTGGGGTTTCTCACTCCCTTTACAGCACGAGCCAAGGTTCTGGTACAAGACCTTTGGAAGACTGAAAGTGGTTGGGATGATCACATTACCCCTGACACCCTTGTGCAATGATGGTTTACCTGGGTAGAGGAGCTAGGCAGTATAAAGCATGTAATCTTGCCTCGCTGCTACATCCCACCATGTGCTGATACTCCTGGGGCTAACAGAGACTTACATGTATTCTGTGATGCCTCTGAGTGATTATATGGGTCTGTTGCTTATCTACAGTacgtaataataatgataataataattcattacatttatatagcgcttttctcagtactcaaagcgctatccacacagggaggaaccgggaagtgaacccacaatcttccagtctccttactgtaaagcagcagcactaccactgcgccactgaaGATGAAAAGGGGGGAGTACATGTTAGCTTCGTGATGGCTAGGTCCAGGGTAGCCCCCAAATGGCAAATCTCAATGCCTCGTCTAGAGCTTTGTGCTGCTTTAACTGGTGCTCAGTTAGCGCAGCTACTTACCACAGAGTTGAGTTTGCCTATAGGGCAGGTACTCTTGTGGAGTGATTCCACTACAGTATTGACCTGGCTGAAGTCCGAATCCTGTCGGTATAAAGTGTTTGTAGGCACCAGAGTAGCAGAAATACAGAACTTAACCAATTTAGACAACTGGAATTACATAGCAACCAAAGATAATGCAGCCGATGACATTACCCGGGGAAACACCCTAAAGGAACTTAGTGAGTTAAACAGATGGAGTAATGGAACTTCCTTTCTCAAACAGCCTATTAACGAATGGCCATGTTCCTTGATTACTGGCCCACCTGAGGACTCCACCGAAATGAGGAATGCCACCTTTTGTGGAAGTCTTGTAATGGAGCAGCACACTAGACTTCCAGATCCCATTTTTTTCCAGTCTTGGAATTAAGGGAATCCAAGTGCTTATTCCTCAGCAGAAACCTGGAGAGAGACGGAAGTTGAACTCCTAAGAAGAGCTCAACAGAGCAGTTTCCCTGTAGAAGTCAAGAATCTTCAATCAGGAGTGGAAATAACCTCTAGCAGTCGCTTGAGGACATTATCACCAGAATTCGACCATACAGTGGGTCTCATTCGAGTCGGTGACCGGATAAGAAGAATAGAGGGTTTTAATGAGGAAGGCATCCATCCTATTGTACTGGACCCATGTCACCCAATAACTAAACTGCTCATTCAGaactatgaagaaaaacttctgcACCCAGGCCCAGAGCCTGTGTTTACGGAGGTAAGACGAAAATATTGGATATTAAGGGGTTGCGAGGCTATCAGACGACATCAGCACCAATGTAGGGAATGCCAGCGTTGGCGTGCCACCACTCAGGCTCCAAAGATGGTGGATCTACCTCCAGTACGACTACGACTATTTAAGCCACCCTTTTGGTCCACAGGGGTTGATTGCTTTGGTCCCTTTACGGTGAAAATTGGCCGGAGGACGGAAAAACTTTGGGGAATTATATTCAAATGTATGACTACTCGTTGTGTTCATTTAGATTTAATTGAAAATCTACATACTGATGCATTTCTCATGGCTTTCCGTCGGTTTGTGTCAAGAAGAGGCCAGCCTGCTGAACTTCTGTCTGACAGAGGTACACATTTTCGAGGAGGAGAAGCTGAGTTAAAGGAAGCTATTACTGCCATGACACCTTCATTGCAGGAGCAACTCGCTAAGCAACAAGTGAAATTTCAGTTCAACCCACCAAGTAGTCCACATTTTGGTGGGACCTGGGAACAGGAAATCAGGTCAGTGAAGAGTGCCTTACGAGTAGTTCTCGGAACCAATGTTGTGACTGAGGCCGTATTAGCTACCGTTCTTATAGAAGTTGAAGGTATTTTGAACTCCAAACCCCTGGGTTATGTATCCTCAGATGTGACAGATCCTGACCCTATAACTCCGAATCTGTTGCTCATGGGGCAGCGAGATGCTTCACTACCACAGGTAGTTTACCCTCCAGATGATTTGCTGGGACGACAGCGATGGTGTCACAGTCAGATTTTAGCTAATCACTTCTGGagtaattggtgattctaaattggccctagtgtgtgcttggtgtgtgggtgtgtttgtgtgtgtcctgcggtgggttggcaccctgcccaggattggttcctgccttgtgccctgtgttggctgggattggctccagcagacccccgtgaccctgtgttcagattcagcgggttggaaaatggatggatggatggacttctggAGTAATTTTGTCAAGAATTACTTACCTGGTCTCCAGCTCCGTCAGAAATGGCAGACTGACTGTGATGAGTTGAAGGTTGGAGAGGTAGTCATGATTATTGATGCACAACTCCCAAGAGCATCATGGCCAAGTGGTAAAATCATTGAAACCTACCCAGGACCTGATGGTCGCATACGTACGGTGAAGATTCAGGTGAAGGATCGAGTGTATGTCCGACCCACAGTCAAATTAGTCAGGCTTTCAGCTGTTGAAGACTGTGATGGATATAGACCAGATGGGTGACGAGGACTTTCTTCTTGAAGTACAAATTTGTGCTAACAAATTTGGGGACGGCtatgtcagaaagtcctttgtcaggttgaattgcgacctctaatggcag includes:
- the LOC114663571 gene encoding histone H4; protein product: MSGRGKGGKGLGKGGAKRHRKVLRDNIQGITKPAIRRLARRGGVKRISGLIYEETRGVLKVFLENVIRDAVTYTEHAKRKTVTAMDVVYALKRQGRTLYGFGG